The following are from one region of the Indicator indicator isolate 239-I01 chromosome 14, UM_Iind_1.1, whole genome shotgun sequence genome:
- the LOC128971054 gene encoding histone H3 has translation MARTKQTARKSTGGKAPRKQLATKAARKSAPATGGVKKPHRYRPGTVALREIRRYQKSTELLIRKLPFQRLVREIAQDFKTDLRFQSSAVMALQEASEAYLVGLFEDTNLCAIHAKRVTIMPKDIQLARRIRGERA, from the coding sequence ATGGCACGCACAAAGCAGACAGCGCGTAAATCCACCGGCGGGAAAGCGCCCCGCAAGCAGCTGGCTACTAAGGCGGCTCGCAAGAGCGCCCCGGCCACGGGCGGCGTGAAGAAGCCGCATCGCTACAGGCCCGGCACCGTGGCTCTCCGCGAGATCCGGCGCTACCAGAAGTCGACAGAGCTGCTGATTCGCAAGCTGCCCTTCCAGCGCCTGGTGCGTGAGATCGCGCAGGACTTCAAGACTGATCTGCGCTTCCAGAGCTCGGCCGTGATGGCGCTGCAGGAGGCGAGCGAGGCCTACCTGGTGGGGCTTTTCGAGGACACCAACCTGTGTGCCATCCATGCTAAGCGTGTTACCATCATGCCCAAGGACATCCAGCTTGCCCGCCGCATCCGTGGTGAGCGTGCCTGA
- the LOC128971056 gene encoding histone H3, with amino-acid sequence MARTKQTARKSTGGKAPRKQLATKAARKSAPATGGVKKPHRYRPGTVALREIRRYQKSTELLIRKLPFQRLVREIAQDFKTDLRFQSSAVMALQEASEAYLVGLFEDTNLCAIHAKRVTIMPKDIQLARRIRGERA; translated from the coding sequence ATGGCACGCACAAAGCAGACAGCGCGTAAATCTACCGGCGGGAAAGCTCCCCGCAAGCAGCTGGCTACTAAGGCGGCTCGCAAGAGCGCCCCGGCCACGGGCGGCGTGAAGAAGCCGCATCGCTACAGGCCCGGCACCGTGGCTCTCCGCGAGATCCGGCGCTACCAGAAGTCGACAGAGCTGCTGATTCGCAAGCTGCCCTTCCAGCGCCTGGTGCGTGAGATCGCGCAGGACTTCAAGACTGATCTGCGCTTCCAGAGCTCGGCCGTGATGGCGCTGCAGGAGGCGAGCGAGGCCTACCTGGTGGGGCTTTTCGAGGACACCAACCTGTGTGCCATCCATGCTAAGCGTGTTACCATCATGCCCAAGGACATCCAGCTTGCCCGCCGCATCCGTGGTGAGCGTGCCTGA